The uncultured Carboxylicivirga sp. genomic interval TTACTTTCTCACCAACCTCAAGAATTTCTTTTTCATTGTTGTGTAGTTTGATAATCTTCTGGGCTTTTGATTGGGTAAAAAAAAGAGCCGTCAGAATCAGAAATAGTAACCTTTTTAAGTGAACCATTGATTATGCGTTTTTCTTCTTACTTATCAATTTGTGTTTTTATGCATATGTTAAAAATAATGGATGATACTTTCTTCCCTAACTGACCAATTCTTTTCTCATGATTTATTATCGTTAAAACTCCATTAAGTTATTCTCGTGATTGCTTCCGGTTGTTTGAGAAAAGCATAAAGAAAAACTAATAGTGTTTGGATATTGTGGCACTTCAATCTATTGTGTTAACCAAAATTAAAAATTTTGATTATTTGATATTTTTGATTTTAGATATTTGATTTTTGATTTCGAACCAGATATGATATAATGGAAGTAATATTTCAAATTAAATAGTATTTAATTAAATGTAAACAACTTTCTATTTAGGATCTTCATTAATTAGTTTTGGTAGCTTCAAAAATCCACCTTTTAAATCATCTTATTAATACAATTTGAATATTAGAATTTAAATCGAACTCAGGTTAATAGAACAATACAAAACAGAAACTCGGAGTTTCTGAATTTTACGATGACAAAAGGGAAAACCGGAAGAAAGGATAAAGTTTTCTTCCGGTTTTTGTCCTGAATATACAGGATACTATTAGGGTAGATTAATTACTAAATCCAGGATAAAGATCATTACTAGTGAATCCGGGAGTTTGCTCCAATACTCCATTTGACAGATCGATTTGCCTCTGAGGAATAGGGAAGAAACCTTTGGTTTCATCATAACGAGCACTATAACCTTTGCTATTAAGCCCATTAAATACATCAGGATTTCCAAAGTTATAAACTGGTGTTCCAATCTGAGATTCAAGGGCAGTTTTGGTGAAGTCTGCACCCCAACGACGCATATCGTTCCAACGCAAACCTTCAAAAGCAAGCTCATGATGACGCTCCTTTTGAATATTTTCCAATGAATATGATACAGGATCAAGGCCAACACGGTCACGCACCTCATTCATATATGACGCATCTTCTGTTAACTCAGACATCATCAGCAACACATCGGCAAAACGGATGAAAATTAAATCATCACCATGTGATAGCTGATTATTGTCTTGATTACCGTACATTATGACGCTGTAATCATTCTTTATTGAGCCATCAGAAGCTTTAGCAGTGACACCATTGTATTTCTTACCCCAATAATTACTTTCCATCACAAAATCCCATTGACCTTTTGCGTAATTAGGAAGCTCTGATTCAATATCAATTACAGAAGCCCAAAGACGGATGTCGTTAGGTTCATCAATCTGCCATTGATCAATAATATGTTTAGGAATAGAGTTACCCTGTCCCCAACCTCCTGCAAAAGGAAATGTATTAGCTACCGATTGCAATCCTCGCAATGCGAAGAACAATTGAAAAGTATTACTATAACCTCGTCGAATATCCCAATTGGCAAAGTTCGAAAACTTAAGCGCAAATACAGTCTCTGGGCTTACCGCACCATTATCAGCGGCATACAGAAGCTCTTTGCCTGTTTGCTCCATATAATCGGTCATGTAAGGATAATCATTAATTGTCAACGAATTTGTATAAGGCCAAAGCTCGTGATAATCCTCAACCAAATAATGTCCACTGGCACTGATGCATTCTCCCAACCAAGAAGTAACTTCAGCCTTAGTAACACCAGGGAGTGAAGCCTCTTGGTAAAAACCGGTATAAAAAAGCCACACACGGGCCATCAAGGCCTGTGCTGCCCAAACAGTGACACGACCTTCCTCTGTTGAAGAATACGGTATTTTAGGTAAGAGTTCAATGGCTGTTTTTAAGTCTAAAGTTATTTGCCCGTAAATCTCTTCCGTACTCGCAGCGGGCAAATTAGCTTCTTCCGTGGTTATTTTTAGCGGCACATTCCCAAAAAGAGTCGCCAAACGGTAGAAAAAGAAAGCTCTTAAGAAATGGGCTTCTCCCTTGTATTGGTTTTTAAGCTCTGGACTCACAACCATGTCACTGAGCAGATCCATATTTTCAAGGGCAAAATTTGCGCGGTGAATTCCTTCGTAAGTTACTTCCCATGTATGAGACAACATTTCAGGATCTGAATACATCATGGCTTCGTATGATTGAGCCTTAATGTCGTTTACGCCACCACCGCCCAATTTCTCGTCACTGGCAACTTCACAAACAAACAAGTAACTCTGATCTACGTTACGCTGTTCGTTATTCATGGTGGTATAAATACCTGCCATCATTTGTTTGGCATCATCTGCTGTCTGCGGAAAGTTTTCCGAGGTTTTTTGAGTGAGCGGCTCCACATTAAGAAAATCCTCTGAGCAGCTACCCAACATTGCAGCAGCAATGATTAAATATGCTATTTTTTTCATAATCATCTCAAATAAGTTTATTAGAATTTCAAATTAAATCCCACCATATAAGTTTTGGGAGCAGGATAAAAACCAAGATCGATACCTTGCACAAAACCTTGTCCATCACCATAACCAACTTCAGGATCTAGGCCGGAATAGTCAGTAAATGTAAATAAGTTACGTCCTGCAACAAATATGCGAGCTTGCGACAATGGCATTTCAGGCAACAATTTTTTAAAGTCATAACCAAGGGTAATATTCTGAATTTTAACAAAGTCACCATCTTCAATGTATAACTCTGATATATTCAAACGGTTGGTTCCATTACCTGGAGTCATGCGAGGAATTTTATTTGAAGTTCCTTCTCCGTGCCAACGACCCAAAATGTCGGTTGTATAGTTATGGAACTCGTTGTCACCAAATGAACGATACGACTTCAATATTTGATGGCCAAATGCACCATTACCACTTAATGAGAAATCGAATCCTTTGTAGGCGAAGTTAACACTAAAACCAATTCTAACATCCGGATGAGGATTACCAATCATGGTTTTATCTTCTGCGGTGACTTCACCGTCACCATTGACATCAGAGAAAATAACATCCCCGGGCTCAGGATTTGCCTGTAGGAAGCCATGAGTCCAGTCCGCAATTTGCTGTTCATTCTGGAAAATACCTTCTGTTTTGTATCCGTAGAAATAGCCTGCAGGCATTCCATTTTCAACTCGCCAAACCGGGTCAGTACCTTGTGAAATAACACTTGGATCACTTGCCAAAAAACCAGTATTGTCACCAAATTTAGTAACTGTATTTGTATTTTTGGATATATTGAATTGGGCACCATAAGTGAATTCGCCCACATTGTCATTCCAGCGCAATGCCAGTTCAAATCCTTTGTTTTCGATATCGCCAGCATTGGCAAAAGCAGCCACGGGTCCCATTATATCTGAAATGTTCGGACGAACCAACCAATCCTTGGTGGTCTTGATATAATAATCGAACGAACCCTGAAGTCTTGAGTTTAAGAAATGGACATCCATACCAATATCCAACTGCTCAGAAGTTTCCCAAGTAATGTTAGGATTTGGTAGTACTGCAGGATAACCACCTAATTGCATTTTAGATCGATCATTTCCAAATCTGTAATTATTTTCAGCGTCAAACCCAATAAGGCTTAAAAACTGGTAGGAATCAACATTCTGATTACCGTTTTGTCCCCAACTGGCTCTTAACTTCAAGAAATCAACTACTTCATTGTCGGCCATAAAACTTTCTTCGGTCATTACCCAACCGCCAGAAACAGATGGAAAATATCCCCAACGTTTGCCTTGAGGAAAATTATGAGATCCGTCAGCACGCATCACCAAAGTAAGCAGATACTTTTCGTTGAAGTCATAATTGACCCTTCCAAAGTAGGAAGCGAGAGCCCCTCTTCCATTAGGAGCACCGCCAATACTCGTTATACCTGATGTTAACCCATCGGTATTGTCAAGATAAGCGTAATCATAACCAATAAAAGTAGGATTGGCATTGGTCGCATTCATATTGCTGCCATATCCCCATTTTTCCGCAGATTGTCCAACTAAAAAATCAAATGAATGTAGATTCAATTTAAAATTATAATTCAATGTATTTTCAAGAGTCCAACGGTATCCACTGCCTGCATTTTGAGTAATCCGACCGGGGGTCATAAATGCATCCCCAGCCAAAAAATATTCAGGTTGGTAGCTCCGGTAAGAATCCGCATGCATTCTGTAACCAAAGTTAGTTTTCCAAATCAACCCTTTTATCGGTTGAATTTGTAGATAGGCATTACTATTGAGGTTGTAATTTATGGTCTCATTTTGACCTCGATTTAAATCCATCAAAGCCAATGGGTTATATATTCGAGACGATAATGCTTCAAGACCTGAAGCCTGAACATCTGCTCTTGCATAATACTCGCCTTCGTCATTACATACAGGCACCAAAGGACTTCCTGTCATCATGTTACGAATGTCGTTGGAATACATCCCGCCAATGGCAATTCCACTTCTTTCGCGATAACTGTAATTTAATGTCTGACCTACTTTAACAATGTCCAATCCGTCTTTCTCATATAAAATATGGTCGCTGTTCAAACGCAAGGTATATCTATCGCTTTTTGGTTGAACGGGTTTTCCCAAAGTACCTTCTTGTGACGAATAAGAAAATCCCATTGCGAACACTGAGTTTTCAGATCCTCCGGTAATGTTAATAGAATGGTTTTGGATGGGAGCATTCTTATTCTCGATTTCTTTCACCCAGTCAGTTCCTTGCCATCCATTTTGAATATCCTGGTATAAACCGGGAATGATGGAAGCGAAATCAAGGGGATCCTTTCCTGAAACCACACGCTCCTCGTTGTAAATATCCATAAACTGCTGAGCATTCAATAAATCAGGCATTTTATAAACATTTTGCACACCATAAAATCCATCATATGTCACCAAAGTACGTCCTTTTTTACCACTCTTGGTGGTTACCAAAATAACACCGTTGGCAGCCCTGGAACCATAGATGGCAGCTGAAGCCGCATCCTTTAATACGTCGATCGATTCGATATCCGAAGGGTTAAGGGTATTGATATCACCACCAGCAACACCGTCAATCACATAAAGCGGATTTGAATCACCAATAGTACCCAAACCGCGAATATTCACTTTAAAACCTTCCCCTGGCATACCCGATCCTTGAGTAATGTTCACCCCTGGAGACATCGTCTGAATAGCATCTAATGCCTGAGTCGAATTCTGACGTTGTAAATCATCCGATCCAAGGGAAAGGTTGGCTCCTGTCACCAGTTTCTTCTTTTGTACACCATATCCAACAACCACCACTTCGTCCAGGTCGGCCATGTCAGGTATCATGTTAACGTTAACGGTAGTTTGAGTGCCAACTGTGATTTCTTGAGTTTTCATTCCAATAAAAGAGAATACTAATATGGCATCGTCTCCTGGAATTGTTATTAAATAATTTCCATCCATATCGGTAATAATTCCGTTGGAGGTTCCTTTCTCTAGAACTGTTACCCCGGGAATGGGCATGTTCTCATTGTCGTAAACAGTACCGCTCACCTTTTTTTGGGCAAATGCAGTAAAGCCTACAAACAAAAAAAGAAGCAAAATGAGATTTCTTTTTTTCATAGAATTTTGGCTTTAATTATTAAGTAATGATTTGTCAATTATTATTAACAATTGTTAATTTAAATCGCAAAGTATACTATTCTCCTGTTGTTTAGTTTTAATATTCGATATAATTATTAAGATTTTAGATATTTGAGCTCTAACATTATTAGATAGATTCTAGGAAGAATATCTTAAAAATAGGACACTGAAAGCCTACATATGTAACGAAGTGTTATTTGCATTAAATATATATCGAGGAATGACTGTGTTTTATAAAATGAGAGCTGAGATAAGAAAAAGAGAAACAGTAAAAATAAGATAGACGAAATTTACGAATTTATAAGTCTTAATAATTAAGACATCAAATTTTCAACATTTAACACCATATTCAATGGTGAGTCATTTTAATTAATTACAAAGTTATTAGCTATTTATAATTTCATTAAAACATGTATCATTCAGACTTTTTTCACTTATTGTACACTTGACGTGGTCAATATACTGAATCTGTAAAATATTTATAAACTTTTAAGTTTCCCTTCTCCCCCAAATGAATAAGGCTGTCTTTAAGAAAATGGACAGCCTTATTATTAAATGAAAATAAAAATTAAGATTAGGTTTCTAAAACTTCTATAAGTAAATCTGACTTAGTTCAAAATCCTTTTTTTCCATGAAATACCGGGATGATTGAATTCCAAGGCTGATATCTGGTATTGAAATTCAATAAGCATTCTCAGAAAAAAATATGGTTATACATAAAAGATAATGTTTAAACAATGTCATTCATACACAAAAATAGATAATCAAACTATTTGAAAAATATCTTAAAAACAACGGCAATATCATTGGGACAATTCTCTGGTTTACGAATAACGAGAGAATCATTCGTTTGACTCCATGTGAGTTTTTCATCGATGCCCAACATCTCAATCTTTTTTATTTTCTGTTTTACATTTTCCTTGGCTAATGAAGTAATGACTATATCTTCTGTTGGGATTCCAAGAATTGTTGCATACAGAATTTTTCCTTTCTGATTAAACCTTATATCTTTTGCAGAAAATTTAATTTTTCCTTCATTAAATCCCTGGGCATTAATTGGATTATCCTGATCAGCTACTGGTCCTTCTCCAAATTTTTTCCATGGGCGGGTATCGTAAATGCTTTCTTTGTTGATATCCATCCAGTCAGCAATACCTTCAAGTATTTCAATTTCTTTTTCATCAATGGTACCATCGCCACGAACAGGAATATTTAAAAGCAAATTTCCGTTTTTACTGACAATATCAACTAACATGTGAATAACTGTTTTTGCTGATTTGTACCAGTTATGATCGTATGTTGACCTGTTATAATGCCAATCACCAATACAGGTACATGTTTGCCAGGCATCAGCCTGTATCTTATCGGGTGCTCCCCTTTCCACATCCCATATCATACATTTTTTCTGGTCATCGGTCAGTACTTTTCCAAACAAAACGGCTTCAAGATTCCCATCGTGAGTAGCCATATTGTGATTGTAATAATGGGCCGCAATTTGAAGTCCTGCATCACTGATCGGATAAAGAGGAAGTGCTGTATCATCGAAGTATAACAAATCAGGGTTATACTGATTAATCAGGTCCATAGTACGGTTATAAAATTTGTCACAATAATCCTGAGAAGGAATAGAAGCCTCATTTCTCCATGCCCATTGACTATGAATACGACCTACATCTTCACTGCCTTTACTTAAAGGATGATTTTGAGAATACAATTCCTGAGGATCCAATCCTTCCCACCAGGTTCCTTTCCCATCTTGTTTTGTAAGCTTACCATCATAAGATATGCCTTCCCACTTTCCTTTTTTATCCGAACGCTGAGATGTTTCCATCCACGTCCAGGCATGTGCAGCATGAACACTTAATCCCAGAGGAAGATCATATTTTTTAGCTGCTTTGGCCCATTCACTAATAATATCCTGTTTGGGACCAACACGCGTTGTATTCCATTCCTGATATTTACTATTCCACATATCCAGGTTATCGTGGTGATTAGCCATTGCAAAGAAATATTGAGCCCCTGCGCGTTTGTAAAGAGCCACTAATTTTTCAGGGTCCCAATTTTCGGCTTTCCAGTCGTGAATAACCTCTTTAAATCCAACTTTTGAGGGATGCCCATAGTTCTCTAAATGCCAATTATATTGTCTACTACCTTCATCATACATAAATCGGGCATACCAGTCGCCTTGCTCCGGTTGACATTGTGGTCCCCAATGTGCCCATATACCAAATTTGGCATTTCGAAACCATTCAGGCACCTCGTATTGCTGTAACGATTCCCAAGTTGGCTCAAATTTACCAGTCTTAATCGGCTCATTAACTGTATTTACAAGCACCTGATTATCCGACTGTGCCATTAGATTCAAATTAAGTAGAACAGCTATAATTATTAACCCTATATTTTTCATATTTATGACTTTAACTTTAGTTCAATAAAAGAACCTGATAACTAACAAAAAAGAAATGAGTATTTTATTGCATTATACATTTGATATTTAAATACATAAACTCAGTTCTAATGGAAGGTAAAATTATTGATATTTACTATTTAGTTGATAAATTTTGTAAAAAATTTCAACAATCCCCAAAAGACATATTCTAATCTAAAGCTCTTCAATAAAATGAAGAAATTAAAGTTTAAGATTAAACTAATAATGATAATTAATATCAAATTTGACATTAAACTATAGTACTTTATAAACGCCAATTACAACATATGGCTCTTCGTCTGGCTCTATTTGCGGGATTTCGAGGGTTCCTATAAAGACAGCATGGTTTAAATAGTCGTAAATACTTTCAGAAGGAGCTTCAATATCAACCACAGATTTCACATAAAAACCACCTTCATCATCTTTGGCTGGCGTATGCATTAAGGCTTTGTTTGCAATGCGAATAATTATACCATCTTCAGTTTGAAGCAAATATCGCGCGTTAAGTTCTGTATCACCATCAGGACGTACTAGCTGCCAGTCTTCACCATAAGGAAAACTTCGCCGTTAATATTTGGCCCTCTAAATGTACCACCGATAATGGGAATCATATGCCTTGAACCTCGTTTACTCTCTCCAACATTAATCGTTTTTCCGATCTTGACCTTAGCCTTCCACATCAGTTCCATTTTAAAATCGAGATAAATGCTATCTCCTTTTTCCGTTTCAGGACTTTGGGCAAAAGTATTCCTGGAAATGAATAAGAATAGCAGAATTACAGCTACTACTATACTATTTAGTTTAGAGGTCGAGTTCATATTATTAATCTGAATGTATTAAAATGAAAGACATTAGCCTTCGCAAATACCTAAAACAATGTAATTTCAATCAACCTGAAACATGTTCAGGCTGATTGAAATACTGCAGAAAATTGATATTTTTTAGTTTTATCTTATTACAATTTGACGACAACTTCTTCACCTGAATAATGTACTACTTTATTCAATGTGCCAACATTTTTGTCTTTAGATGCAAATACAATGTTGAATGTCCTTTCTGTGATCATGCCAGGGAATTCACCCTTGCGTTCACCAATGGTTAATGTTTTCTCGACATCATTCCACTCAAAAGGAATAGTTGAATATACCCCTTTTTCGTAGTTATAATTATCTTTTTCGTCTTCATATAAAGTAAAATCACCATCGGTACCTGCATAAATGCGGATTTCTAAATTATCCCAATTCGTCTCGGTTGCGTATTGAACTTTCGGACCAATAGGGAGAATACTTCCGGCTTTTACATACAACGGTATTGTTTTTATAGTGGTTTCTTTTGAAATTTCCTGACCTCCATCAAACTTTTCATTTGTCCAGAAATCATACCAGGTTGTTCCTTTCGGTAGATAAACAGTGGAGGATTTCGTTTTTGTAAAATCAACTACCGGATACCCCTCTTTAGTTCTTGCACCTCCTTTGTTCCAACCTGTTGCTTCATCAACCTTCACTATTTTCTCAGGAGTATAATGGGCTGACAGCACCGGTGCTACAAGAAGGGACTGGCCAAACATATACTCGTTGTTCATGTCCCATATTTTCTTATCTGACGGAAAATCCATTACTAAAGCACGCATAAAACTGTTATTGGCATCGGTAACATTCCACGAAGTAGTATAAATATATGGCAGCAATAAATAACGCAGGTTGATGGCACTTGCAATGGCATCGTATATTGGCTCGCCTTGTTTACCAAAATAGTAGATCTCCCTTTTCATTTCGGTTCCGTGCGAACGCATCATTGGGGTAAATACCCCATATTGCATCCAGCGTACATACAACTCTTGGAATAGTGGATTTTTCGAAGCTGTTCCGTCATTCCACGATTTATTGTAAGCACCTGCAAAAAAACCACCGATATCGGTATTGAAATTCGGATTTCCGGTCAGGGTAAAATTCAGTCCGGCCGGAACTTGATTCCGCAAGGCATCCCATGAGGAGCCCAGGTCTCCAGACCAAACATTACAACCATAGCGTTGTTGACCTGCAAAACCAGAACGTGTTAAAATAAATACCCTTTTATCAGAAGAGGCTTTGCGCTGATGATCGTAAACACCTCCAACAGTTGCAAGTGGGAATGCATTCCGAACTTTGCGGAAAGAGCCCAAATAGGTTTTATTATCGAAATCTTCCGGTTTAACATCCATGTGGTCTGGTTCTGTCGAATCCATCCACCAACCATCAATTCCCAACGAGAAAAGCCCTTCACTCAAATATTTCCAATAAATATCCCGGGCCTCGGGATTATAAGGATCGTAGACCTGCACTCCTGATGGATAATTCATATCCGGAGGCCAACCTTCTTTCCCTGATTGTGGCCATGTTTGAAAATCCATTAACATGTCCTTATCCTTCAAAATTTTATATTGTGGAGTTTTGGGACCAAAAGATGACCAGATTGAAATAATCATGTGTGCATTCAAATTATGAACATCATCGACAAATTTTTGAGGATCTGGAAACCCCGGATTTTTAAAAGACATGCCATTCCAGTGGTAATTATCACCCCAATACTGCCAGTCCTGAATAATACCGTCTAACGGAACACCTAATTCACGGTATTTTTTAACTACTCCAACAGTTTCTTCCTGAGTTTTGTAACGCTCGCGACTTTGCCAAAAACCATAAGTCCAAAGAGGAAACATAGGTACTTTTCCGGTCAGGTTGCGCATTTCAGCAACCACTCCATCAGCATTTCCGCCATACATAAAATAATAATCGATACAATCGCCAACTTCTGAAGCGAATTCGGTACCCGATTCATCATCCGTAAAATCAGTTGGTGAATAGTTATCCCAAAATAGACCGTACCCTCTTACCGATTGAAAAAATGTAGAAAAATCCCAGGTGTTATTCTGAACCATGTGTACTTGTTGGTTGCGTTGAGACATCATCCCATTTTGAAGGATTCCAAGCCCGTAGATTGCCTCGTCTGGGGCGAGGATAAACGATTGCTTAACGGAATATGTTTCATTGCCAGCATCGTTAAATGGCGTGAAAGTTGCACTTGCAGCTTTTTCCAGAAGAAGAGTATCACCATTTGATCCCAGATAGGATATGCCCCCTGTTTGGGTATCGATCTGTACCATTAATCGTTCGCTTTCCAACAAAATATGTATACCTGATTCTTTTACCTTAAAAGGCACATTTTCTGGCTCTTTAACTACTGAAAGACTTTTCTTTTCAAAAGATTCCCCTAACAGAGATTTGGTGACCCGAACAATGTCAGCTGTATAAAAGTTTACTTCAACTACTATCGAATCAATAGTTGTCTTTATACCAGTTTCTGTCTTGATATACGATTGTGGAGTACAACCTATACCAATCAGAAGAACCAGAATCAGCATTGAGTTAATTACTTTCATATTGTATGAATTAGAATTTTTATTGTAAAGTTCTATTTTTTAATTCTCCACTATTGTATACAAAACAATACTTACCACCAACTTTGGTATCAAACCCTATTGTTTTTCCATCATATTTTAAGGAGCATCTATTACCTATTTTAGATAAAACTTCCACTTCTGACAATTTACCTTCTTTCCACTTCATTGAAATTTCGAAGCCTCCTCGGGCACAAAGCCCTGAAACTGTTCCTTCAGACCATACATCCGGTATAGCTGGCAATAAAAGGATCCGTTCTTCATTTGATTGCATTAACATTTCAATCACCCCCGCAGTACCACCAAAATTTCCATCTATTTGAAAAGGAGGGTGAGCATCCAATAAATTGGGGTAAGTTCCACCTCCCCCGCCATAATTTACGTTTTCGGCACCATGAGGGGGTACATATGTCAATAATTCACGGTATAGTTTATAAGCTCTGTTCCCATCCCAAAGTCTGGCCCAAAGGTTAATACGCCAACCTTTTGACCATCCGGTAGTTTCGTCACCTTTTATTTCAAGTGATGTTCGGCAAGCTTCAGCTAAATCCGGTTCAGTTAACGGAGTAATGTGATTTCCGGGATGCAATCCAAATAAGTGTGTCTGGTGACGATGCTGAGGTTCTGCATCTTCCCAATCGTGATACCACTCCTGAAGATTGCCCTTTTTTCCAATCTGATAAGGGTATAATTTGCTTAGGGCACTACTCATACTATCTCTCAAGGAAGCATCAATATTAAGTATTTGAGAAGCCTTGATTGTTTGTCCAAAACATTCGCGTATCATAGCCAAATCACAAGTTGCCCCGTAAAGTGTCGCACCTTTGAAACCATCTGAGGTAATATAGGTATTCTCGGGTGATGTTGATGGTGAAGTGATAAGATTTCCATTTTTATCCTCTACTAACCAATTAAGACAAAATTTGGCTGCTCCCTTCATTAGAGGATAAGCATAACTACTTAGAAATTCTTTATCGCCAGAATACAAATAGTGATCCCAAAGATGAGTAACAACCCACGTTCCACTCATATTCCAACATGCCCACATTGGATCTCCGTAACCAAAATCTCCAACCGGATTACTCATTGCCCAAATATCGGAGTTATGGCAGGCTGCCCAGCCCTTATCAACCCCGTAAAATGTTTGAGCGGTAACTCTACCTGTTTCAGCCAGATTACCAATAAAATTTAAAAATGGCTGATGCATTTCTGAAAGATTTGCGGACTCAGCTAACCAGTAATTTTCTTCCACGTTGATATTCATGGTATAATTACTGCTCCATGGCGGACGAAGATATGGATTCCAAATTCCTTGCAGGTTAGCCGGAACCTGTTCGGTACGAGAGCTGGAAATAAGCAAATAGCGCCCATATTGAAAATACAAAACTTCCAAACCCTTATCTTCTGCTCCCTCTGTATATTTGATTAAACGTTGATCTGTAGTCAACTCAGGGCTATTATAATCGCCTAGCTCCAGTTTAACCCTGTTAAAAAACGATTGATAATCCTTTATATGATCTGATTTTATGGCTTTATAATTTTTCTTTGTCGCCTGATCCATTAATTGTTCAGCAATAGTCTGGTTATCCAATCCCTGGCTGGCAGGATTCTTATCAAAACCATTAAAGCTTGTAGCGGTACAAATGTGCAAGATAACCTCATTGGCCTCATTAACCTGAATACAACTATCACTTACAATAACCTCACCACCTTCGTTCATAACGTTGAAATGAGCAGAAAACCTTGTACCACGTTTTTCGTCAAAACGAACCGGATTATCGCTGCCCCAATAACTTGGTACAGTATGATACGGAGCATATCCAGACACTTCTAATGTATTTTCATTAGCCACACTTTTAAATTTTAACTGGCTATCAAATTTCAGATTAAAATTTAGCGCATTTTTCTTATCAGCGGATAGCTTTATTACCATCACCTTATCAGGATTGGACACCATATATTCGCGATGATATGTTACCCCATCACTCTTGTAATTAACTTTTGCAACAGCATTGCTAATATCTAATTCCCGATAATAATCTTCAAAGTCTTTTTGGTTATTAAATTCGAGGTACATGGTACCAAGTGGAGCATACGATTGGGAGAATTTACCTTGGATTTTTTTATTCAGTTGTTCGGCTAATATATAGTCTTCGTTTTCTAATGCTTCTCTGATAACGGGAATATTTTTAAAGGCTCTGGGATTCATATATCTATCCACGGGTTCTCCACTCCACAAAGTGGCATCGTTAAGATGAATCTTATCAGTATGAACCCCACCAAATACAGTTGCGCCTGTTTTGCCATTACCTATAACTAAAGCCTCTTCGAAGTGAACTGCGGGCTTATCGTACCATAGTTTTAAACAGTTATCAATGTTTGAACTATTGCAACCAATCAATAGTATAGTGACTAAGATATTGAGTAAGATCCTTTTCATACATTATATTTTTTGAAGCCATTGAATTCCAATCAAATAATTCAGAGCAATTAGTTTTAAAACTGT includes:
- a CDS encoding glycoside hydrolase family 95 protein, with protein sequence MKRILLNILVTILLIGCNSSNIDNCLKLWYDKPAVHFEEALVIGNGKTGATVFGGVHTDKIHLNDATLWSGEPVDRYMNPRAFKNIPVIREALENEDYILAEQLNKKIQGKFSQSYAPLGTMYLEFNNQKDFEDYYRELDISNAVAKVNYKSDGVTYHREYMVSNPDKVMVIKLSADKKNALNFNLKFDSQLKFKSVANENTLEVSGYAPYHTVPSYWGSDNPVRFDEKRGTRFSAHFNVMNEGGEVIVSDSCIQVNEANEVILHICTATSFNGFDKNPASQGLDNQTIAEQLMDQATKKNYKAIKSDHIKDYQSFFNRVKLELGDYNSPELTTDQRLIKYTEGAEDKGLEVLYFQYGRYLLISSSRTEQVPANLQGIWNPYLRPPWSSNYTMNINVEENYWLAESANLSEMHQPFLNFIGNLAETGRVTAQTFYGVDKGWAACHNSDIWAMSNPVGDFGYGDPMWACWNMSGTWVVTHLWDHYLYSGDKEFLSSYAYPLMKGAAKFCLNWLVEDKNGNLITSPSTSPENTYITSDGFKGATLYGATCDLAMIRECFGQTIKASQILNIDASLRDSMSSALSKLYPYQIGKKGNLQEWYHDWEDAEPQHRHQTHLFGLHPGNHITPLTEPDLAEACRTSLEIKGDETTGWSKGWRINLWARLWDGNRAYKLYRELLTYVPPHGAENVNYGGGGGTYPNLLDAHPPFQIDGNFGGTAGVIEMLMQSNEERILLLPAIPDVWSEGTVSGLCARGGFEISMKWKEGKLSEVEVLSKIGNRCSLKYDGKTIGFDTKVGGKYCFVYNSGELKNRTLQ